One window of Flavobacterium ammonificans genomic DNA carries:
- a CDS encoding B12-binding domain-containing radical SAM protein — protein MKTKLFLVTPPFTQLNTPYPATAYIKGFLNTKNRSSVQADLGIEVILALFSKKGLQNLFEFSSSKFPKEELLENAQRIFALQDEYIKTIDSVIAFLQGKNPTLALQICQEDFLPEASRFAQLEELDWAFGTMGTQDKAKHLATLYLEDISDFIVECVDPNFGFSRYAERLGRSANSFDGLYEALQKQPTYIDTILFSILKDKIEIIQPTIFLISVPFPGNLYAAFRSAQWLKKYHPEIKILMGGGFANTELRSLSDERVFEFFDFISLDDGELPLELIIENIESGINAEFKRTFLLENGKVVYKNNSSRHDYKQAQVGTPDYSDLLLDKYISVIEIVNPMHRMWSDGRWNKLTMAHGCYWGKCTFCDISLDYIKIYEPIAAGILCDRMEEMIAQTGETGFHFVDEAAPPALMRELALEISRRKLAVTWWTNIRFEKSFTKDLCLLLKASGCIAVSGGLEVASDRLLRLIDKGVTVEQVAKVTRNFTEAGVMVHAYLMYGYPTQTIQETVDSLEMVRQLFEAGVLQSGFWHQFAMTAHSPVGMYPEKFGVTKETDIVGTFANNDLNYIDSTGIDHEQFSFGLKKSLFNFMHGICLDYDLQEWFDFKIPKTTIRPDFIFDALEEETNFSSKPNAKVVWLGGKPTVRSFTKTKKGNSWEMMELTFHDKKEKVVIQANQKEGEWLVKTLDIISVSNSKTTQFQELKADFESEMEDFELFWYSKSMKMLKDFGLLVL, from the coding sequence TTGAAAACAAAACTATTCCTTGTAACGCCACCATTTACTCAACTGAATACTCCGTATCCAGCAACGGCTTATATTAAAGGGTTTTTGAATACCAAAAATAGAAGTTCGGTACAAGCTGATCTGGGGATAGAAGTTATTTTAGCTTTGTTTTCAAAAAAAGGATTGCAAAATTTGTTTGAATTTTCTAGTTCCAAATTTCCAAAGGAGGAACTTTTAGAGAATGCCCAACGAATTTTTGCATTACAAGACGAATACATCAAAACCATTGATTCCGTTATAGCTTTCTTGCAAGGAAAAAATCCTACTTTGGCACTCCAAATTTGTCAAGAAGATTTCTTGCCAGAAGCCTCACGATTTGCACAGTTAGAAGAGTTGGATTGGGCATTTGGAACTATGGGAACCCAAGATAAGGCGAAGCATTTGGCGACTTTGTATCTTGAAGATATTTCAGATTTTATTGTAGAATGCGTGGATCCTAATTTTGGATTCAGTCGTTATGCTGAACGTTTAGGACGATCTGCCAATTCGTTTGATGGGTTGTACGAAGCCTTGCAAAAGCAACCTACTTATATTGATACTATTTTATTTTCAATACTGAAAGATAAAATAGAAATCATTCAACCTACTATTTTTTTAATTTCAGTCCCTTTTCCTGGGAATTTATATGCTGCCTTTCGCTCTGCGCAATGGTTGAAAAAGTACCATCCCGAAATCAAAATTTTGATGGGAGGCGGGTTTGCGAATACGGAATTACGTTCCCTTTCAGACGAACGGGTTTTTGAGTTTTTTGATTTTATTAGTTTGGATGATGGCGAATTGCCACTTGAATTAATTATTGAAAATATTGAATCAGGAATAAATGCGGAATTCAAGCGTACTTTTTTGTTGGAGAATGGCAAAGTAGTCTATAAAAATAACTCTTCTCGCCACGACTACAAACAAGCTCAAGTAGGAACGCCCGATTATTCAGATTTACTTTTGGATAAATACATTTCAGTAATTGAAATTGTGAATCCAATGCACCGTATGTGGAGTGATGGTCGATGGAATAAGTTAACTATGGCCCACGGTTGTTATTGGGGGAAATGTACTTTTTGCGATATTTCGTTAGATTACATTAAAATCTACGAACCCATTGCTGCCGGAATTTTGTGCGACCGAATGGAAGAAATGATAGCTCAAACTGGCGAAACTGGCTTTCATTTTGTAGACGAAGCCGCTCCACCAGCTTTGATGCGTGAACTGGCGTTAGAAATTTCACGCAGAAAATTAGCTGTTACGTGGTGGACGAATATTCGTTTTGAAAAAAGCTTTACCAAAGATTTGTGTTTGTTGTTAAAAGCTTCAGGTTGTATTGCCGTTTCAGGCGGACTAGAAGTAGCTTCTGACCGATTATTACGATTGATTGACAAAGGAGTCACGGTAGAACAAGTAGCCAAAGTAACGCGCAATTTTACTGAAGCAGGAGTTATGGTACACGCTTATTTAATGTATGGTTATCCTACGCAAACTATTCAAGAAACGGTAGATAGTTTAGAAATGGTACGCCAATTGTTTGAAGCTGGCGTGTTACAATCTGGATTTTGGCACCAATTTGCAATGACGGCACACAGCCCAGTGGGAATGTATCCGGAAAAATTTGGTGTAACTAAAGAAACAGATATAGTTGGTACTTTTGCAAATAATGACCTCAATTATATAGACAGTACAGGAATTGATCACGAACAATTTAGTTTTGGTCTAAAAAAATCCTTATTCAACTTTATGCACGGAATTTGTTTGGATTACGATTTGCAAGAATGGTTCGATTTTAAGATACCAAAAACAACGATTCGTCCCGATTTTATTTTTGATGCACTTGAAGAGGAAACTAATTTTAGTAGTAAACCGAATGCTAAAGTAGTTTGGCTAGGCGGTAAGCCAACAGTAAGAAGTTTTACTAAAACTAAAAAAGGAAATTCTTGGGAAATGATGGAATTAACGTTTCATGATAAAAAAGAAAAAGTTGTCATTCAAGCCAATCAAAAAGAAGGAGAATGGCTTGTTAAAACCCTAGATATAATTTCTGTTTCCAATTCAAAAACAACCCAGTTTCAAGAACTGAAAGCTGATTTTGAAAGCGAAATGGAAGATTTTGAATTGTTTTGGTATTCAAAATCGATGAAAATGTTAAAAGATTTCGGTCTTTTAGTTTTGTAG
- the bshC gene encoding bacillithiol biosynthesis cysteine-adding enzyme BshC has protein sequence MPTDCIRYQNSGYFSSLIVDYLDQKSSLNSLYNRFPTIENFEAQITEKAANYNQENRKLLVTALQKQYQNSTISEATENNILALEQANTFTITTGHQLNLFSGPLYFLYKIISTINLASELKTKYPKSNFVPIYWMATEDHDFEEINYFNFKGKKFRWNKESTGPVGRLSTDGLDAVFEVFANELSSSTNAQKIKELFQKSYLEHSNLAEATRFLANELFGHYGLVILDADSAELKLTFIPYIKDELENQTSFKEVAATIEKLNDYTIQVNPREINLFYIENNLRERIIFESGTYKVNHTNLSFSKEDLFRLAETNPEKFSPNVMLRPLYQEVLLPNLCYIGGGGEIAYWLELQSFFNAAKVSFPMLLIRNSVVLTTEKQIKKADALQLSWADLFSKQKDLVNNKTKALSEINLDLSNLKMQLNKQFEELYSIANQTDNSFIGALKAQEIKQIKGIDHLEKRLLKAQKRNLRDVLNRIIHLQNELFPNQSLQERQNNFSEFYEENGELLIQTLIEKLQPLEQRFEIVQL, from the coding sequence ATGCCAACTGACTGTATACGCTATCAAAATTCAGGCTATTTCTCTTCTTTAATCGTAGACTATTTAGATCAAAAATCCAGTCTAAATTCCCTATACAATCGGTTTCCAACCATTGAAAACTTTGAAGCGCAAATCACTGAAAAAGCAGCCAACTACAATCAGGAGAATCGAAAACTATTGGTTACTGCTTTGCAAAAACAATATCAAAATAGCACTATTTCTGAAGCTACTGAAAATAATATTTTAGCTTTAGAACAAGCCAATACGTTTACTATTACAACGGGACATCAATTGAATTTGTTTAGCGGACCCTTGTATTTTTTATACAAAATCATTTCTACTATCAATTTAGCTTCCGAGTTAAAAACGAAGTATCCTAAGTCGAACTTTGTACCCATTTATTGGATGGCAACAGAGGACCACGATTTTGAAGAAATCAATTATTTCAATTTCAAAGGCAAAAAATTTCGTTGGAACAAAGAAAGTACAGGGCCGGTTGGTCGATTATCTACTGATGGATTGGATGCTGTTTTTGAGGTTTTTGCAAATGAATTAAGCTCTAGTACAAACGCTCAAAAAATCAAAGAATTATTCCAAAAATCGTATTTAGAACACTCCAATTTGGCAGAAGCCACTCGATTTTTAGCGAATGAACTTTTTGGTCATTACGGTTTAGTAATATTAGATGCCGATTCTGCAGAACTAAAACTAACTTTTATTCCGTACATCAAAGACGAACTAGAAAACCAAACTTCGTTCAAGGAAGTTGCTGCAACTATTGAAAAACTAAACGACTACACTATTCAAGTTAACCCACGTGAAATCAATTTATTTTACATAGAAAACAACTTAAGAGAGCGAATTATTTTTGAAAGTGGAACTTATAAAGTAAACCATACCAACTTATCTTTTTCTAAGGAAGATCTATTTCGATTGGCAGAAACCAATCCAGAAAAGTTCAGTCCAAACGTTATGCTACGTCCTTTGTACCAAGAGGTGCTTTTGCCAAATCTATGCTACATTGGTGGCGGTGGCGAAATTGCCTATTGGTTAGAATTACAGTCTTTTTTCAATGCAGCAAAAGTAAGTTTTCCAATGTTATTGATTCGTAACTCCGTTGTATTGACCACTGAAAAGCAAATCAAAAAAGCAGACGCTTTACAGCTTTCTTGGGCTGATTTGTTTAGCAAGCAAAAAGATTTAGTCAACAACAAAACTAAAGCGCTTTCTGAAATCAATTTGGATTTGTCAAATCTAAAAATGCAACTAAATAAACAGTTTGAGGAATTGTATAGCATTGCAAATCAAACTGACAATTCCTTTATTGGCGCTCTAAAAGCGCAAGAAATCAAACAAATCAAAGGAATCGATCACTTGGAAAAACGATTACTCAAAGCGCAAAAAAGAAATTTGCGAGATGTTTTAAACCGGATTATTCATTTGCAAAACGAATTGTTTCCGAATCAAAGTTTACAAGAACGACAAAATAATTTCTCTGAGTTTTATGAAGAAAATGGAGAGTTGTTAATTCAAACGTTAATAGAAAAACTACAACCTTTGGAGCAACGTTTTGAAATAGTTCAATTATAG
- the accC gene encoding acetyl-CoA carboxylase biotin carboxylase subunit, which translates to MKKIVVANRGEIAIRVMKTARKMGIKTVALYSTIDRNAPHVKFADEAVCIGEAPSNQSYLLGSKIIEVAKSLGADAIHPGYGFLSENADFAEEAERNGIIFIGPKSKAIRIMGSKLAAKDAVKDYNIPMVPGYDQAITDVKKAKEVATSIGFPILIKASAGGGGKGMRVVEKEADFESQMDRAISEAIAAFGDGSVFIEKYVASPRHIEIQVMADSHGNILYLFERECSVQRRHQKVIEEAPSSVLTLELRKQMGEAAVLVAKSCDYLGAGTVEFLLDENNNFYFLEMNTRLQVEHPVTEIITGTDLVELQIRVARGEVLPLQQDDLKIKGHAVELRVYAEDPLNDFLPSVGHLDVYQLPVGEGVRVDNGFEQGMDIPIYYDPMLSKLIAYGATREEAIQTMIQAIDNYKVEGVSTTLPFGKFVFEHEAFRSGNFDTHFVKKYYSVEKLKEQTQKEAQIAAMVALQQYFEDQKIVRLPIQ; encoded by the coding sequence ATGAAGAAGATAGTAGTTGCCAATAGAGGCGAAATAGCCATACGAGTAATGAAAACGGCTCGAAAAATGGGAATAAAGACAGTTGCGTTGTATTCTACAATTGACAGGAATGCCCCACATGTAAAATTTGCAGATGAAGCAGTTTGTATTGGTGAAGCACCTTCAAACCAGTCCTATTTACTGGGAAGTAAAATCATTGAAGTGGCTAAATCATTAGGAGCAGATGCGATTCATCCAGGTTATGGTTTCTTAAGTGAAAATGCCGATTTTGCTGAGGAAGCTGAACGTAACGGGATTATATTTATTGGACCAAAATCGAAAGCAATCCGCATTATGGGAAGTAAATTAGCCGCTAAAGATGCGGTTAAAGACTACAATATCCCTATGGTTCCTGGTTACGATCAAGCGATTACAGATGTAAAAAAAGCAAAAGAAGTGGCTACTTCAATAGGTTTTCCAATTTTAATTAAAGCCTCTGCCGGAGGTGGAGGTAAAGGAATGCGTGTGGTAGAGAAAGAGGCTGATTTTGAATCGCAAATGGACAGAGCGATTAGTGAAGCTATTGCTGCATTTGGAGATGGTTCTGTTTTTATTGAAAAATATGTAGCATCCCCAAGGCATATCGAAATTCAAGTAATGGCGGATAGTCATGGGAATATCCTCTATCTTTTTGAAAGAGAGTGTAGCGTTCAAAGACGCCATCAAAAAGTTATTGAAGAAGCGCCTTCGTCAGTGTTAACGCTAGAATTGCGCAAGCAAATGGGAGAAGCGGCTGTTTTGGTTGCTAAATCATGTGATTATTTAGGAGCGGGAACTGTAGAATTTTTATTGGACGAAAACAATAATTTCTATTTCCTCGAAATGAATACCCGTTTGCAAGTAGAACATCCTGTAACCGAAATTATAACCGGAACAGATTTAGTAGAATTGCAAATCCGAGTGGCTAGAGGTGAAGTTTTACCACTTCAACAAGATGATTTAAAAATCAAAGGCCATGCTGTTGAATTACGTGTATATGCTGAAGATCCATTGAATGATTTCTTGCCAAGTGTGGGGCATTTGGATGTATATCAGTTACCTGTTGGAGAAGGAGTTCGTGTTGATAATGGTTTTGAACAAGGAATGGACATTCCAATTTATTACGATCCAATGTTGTCTAAATTGATTGCTTACGGAGCAACTCGTGAAGAAGCGATTCAAACGATGATTCAGGCCATTGATAATTATAAAGTAGAAGGTGTTTCGACCACTTTGCCTTTTGGAAAGTTTGTTTTTGAACATGAGGCATTTCGTTCGGGGAACTTTGATACGCATTTTGTAAAAAAATATTACAGCGTTGAAAAGCTAAAAGAGCAAACCCAAAAAGAAGCTCAAATCGCTGCTATGGTAGCCTTGCAACAGTATTTTGAAGATCAAAAAATCGTACGCTTACCAATTCAATAA
- a CDS encoding acetyl-CoA carboxylase biotin carboxyl carrier protein subunit — protein MSIGYKVNVNDTFHFDMDSQSVLQLDAVRAELNQFHILHENTSFKAAIVEADFNQKKYTVLVNGNSYTVAISNPLDILIKEMGFETGLAKQVNAIKAPMPGLILEISVVVGQEVKENDNLIILGAMKMENSFLSPRDGVIKSISVAVGDAVDKGQLLIEFE, from the coding sequence ATGAGTATTGGTTATAAAGTAAATGTAAACGACACCTTCCATTTTGATATGGATTCGCAAAGTGTTTTGCAACTCGATGCTGTTCGTGCAGAATTGAATCAGTTTCATATTTTACACGAAAACACTTCTTTCAAAGCAGCTATTGTTGAGGCTGATTTTAATCAAAAAAAGTATACTGTCTTAGTTAATGGGAATAGTTATACCGTTGCTATTTCAAATCCTTTAGATATTTTAATTAAAGAAATGGGATTTGAAACCGGTTTGGCTAAACAAGTTAATGCTATCAAGGCACCTATGCCAGGATTAATTCTAGAAATTAGTGTAGTAGTAGGGCAGGAAGTTAAAGAAAACGACAATTTAATTATTCTTGGTGCCATGAAAATGGAAAACAGTTTTTTATCGCCTCGTGATGGCGTAATTAAGTCTATTTCGGTAGCGGTTGGAGACGCTGTAGACAAAGGACAATTATTAATTGAATTCGAGTAA
- a CDS encoding SdpI family protein has protein sequence MNETLKKELPIIGFVLLPFIYLAYLWNSLPEKVPIHWNFKGEIDDWGSKNSLIGILFLLPVLTYVLMLVIPKIDPIKRIELMGGKYYQIKFFLVGFMSVLAIYIIHSSNSLTLSSPSIVLVLIGLLFMALGNYFKVIKQNYFLGIKTPWTLESEEVWKLTHILAGKLWIVGGLLIVIFSLVVPEDINFYLFITTTAIITIVPIVYSYLIFKKLKKSNQ, from the coding sequence ATGAATGAAACTTTAAAAAAAGAACTTCCAATTATTGGATTTGTGTTATTACCTTTTATTTATTTGGCTTATTTGTGGAATAGTTTACCAGAAAAAGTTCCAATTCATTGGAATTTTAAAGGAGAAATTGACGATTGGGGTTCTAAAAACTCTTTAATTGGAATCCTCTTTTTATTGCCTGTTCTGACTTATGTTTTAATGCTTGTTATACCAAAAATTGATCCCATAAAGCGAATCGAATTAATGGGAGGGAAGTATTACCAAATTAAATTTTTTTTGGTTGGTTTTATGTCGGTTTTGGCAATTTATATAATACATTCTTCTAACAGTCTAACGCTTTCAAGCCCGAGTATTGTTTTAGTTCTGATAGGATTATTATTTATGGCTTTGGGTAATTACTTTAAAGTTATAAAGCAAAATTATTTTCTTGGAATAAAAACTCCTTGGACATTAGAGAGTGAAGAAGTTTGGAAACTAACCCATATTTTAGCAGGGAAATTATGGATTGTTGGTGGGTTATTAATTGTAATTTTTAGTTTAGTTGTTCCAGAGGATATCAATTTTTACTTGTTTATAACCACTACAGCAATCATTACAATTGTACCGATTGTTTATTCTTATCTTATTTTTAAAAAATTGAAAAAATCAAATCAATAG
- a CDS encoding MFS transporter — MSSKVPTQNSLRHVLFGSLIGTTIEFFDFYIYANAAVLVFPQLFFPGTDSTTSVLQSLATFSIAFFARPIGSAVFGHYGDKIGRKTTLVVALLTMGISTVCIGFLPSYTSIGIAAPILLMLCRFGQGVGLGGEWGGAVLLAIENAPPHKRAWYGMFPQLGAPIGLILSGGTFLLLTNCMNSQDFLDYGWRIPFIASSLLVLVGFYIRLKITETSAFENAKKEQEEVKLPFVTLLKSYRKELFFGTFAAVTTFVIFYLMTVFMLNWNTNELQLSNQEALLIQLFSVLFFAGFIPISALIADKIGRRKMLIYASLTIAVFGLFFAPFLNSGSSIQVTFFLCIGMTLIGFTYGPLGTFLSELFPTTVRYSGASLTFNLAGIIGAAFAPMIAIWIATNYGLNFVGYYLSAAAVISVISLLVISKKEHQF, encoded by the coding sequence ATGAGCTCAAAAGTACCAACACAAAATTCGTTACGCCACGTTCTTTTCGGAAGTTTAATTGGAACTACGATTGAGTTTTTTGATTTTTATATCTATGCGAATGCAGCCGTATTGGTTTTTCCTCAATTATTTTTTCCTGGAACGGATAGTACCACATCCGTTTTACAATCTTTAGCAACTTTTTCTATTGCTTTTTTTGCACGTCCAATAGGTTCGGCAGTTTTTGGGCATTATGGAGATAAAATCGGTCGTAAAACCACATTAGTTGTGGCTTTACTGACGATGGGTATTTCAACGGTTTGTATTGGTTTTTTACCTAGTTATACAAGTATTGGGATTGCGGCGCCTATCTTGTTGATGTTGTGCCGTTTTGGTCAAGGTGTTGGCCTTGGAGGCGAATGGGGAGGAGCGGTACTATTAGCTATTGAAAATGCACCGCCTCATAAGCGTGCTTGGTACGGAATGTTTCCGCAGTTAGGAGCGCCAATCGGTTTAATTCTTTCTGGAGGTACCTTTTTGTTATTGACTAATTGTATGAATTCCCAAGATTTTTTAGACTATGGTTGGCGAATACCTTTTATTGCTAGTTCGTTATTGGTTTTGGTAGGTTTTTATATCCGTTTAAAAATAACCGAAACATCAGCATTTGAAAATGCTAAAAAAGAGCAAGAAGAAGTGAAGCTGCCATTTGTTACTTTATTAAAGTCCTATCGAAAAGAATTGTTTTTCGGAACTTTTGCCGCAGTAACTACATTTGTAATTTTCTATTTGATGACCGTTTTTATGTTGAATTGGAATACGAACGAGCTGCAACTTTCAAACCAAGAAGCACTTTTGATTCAGTTGTTTTCGGTTTTGTTTTTTGCAGGTTTTATTCCGATTTCAGCTTTAATTGCAGATAAAATAGGACGAAGAAAAATGTTAATTTATGCCTCATTGACAATTGCAGTTTTCGGTTTGTTTTTTGCTCCATTTTTAAATTCCGGAAGCAGTATTCAAGTTACTTTCTTTTTGTGCATTGGTATGACTTTAATTGGATTTACTTATGGTCCTTTAGGTACTTTTCTTTCAGAGTTGTTTCCAACAACAGTTCGGTATTCAGGAGCATCATTGACTTTTAATCTAGCGGGTATTATTGGGGCTGCATTTGCTCCCATGATTGCTATATGGATTGCCACTAACTATGGTTTGAACTTTGTAGGATATTATCTTTCTGCTGCTGCCGTTATTTCAGTAATTTCTCTTTTGGTAATTAGTAAAAAAGAACATCAGTTTTAA
- a CDS encoding autorepressor SdpR family transcription factor translates to MNSIFKALNDETRREILDLLKVKDLSAGEIADYFNISKPSISHHLDILKRADLISSEKKGQFIIYSLNTTIMEDVLQWILTFKK, encoded by the coding sequence ATGAATTCCATTTTCAAAGCATTGAATGATGAAACTAGAAGGGAGATTCTGGATCTTTTGAAAGTTAAAGATTTATCTGCTGGTGAAATTGCAGATTATTTTAATATTTCGAAACCTAGTATTTCACATCATTTGGATATTTTGAAACGTGCCGATTTAATTTCTTCCGAAAAAAAAGGGCAATTTATTATTTACTCTTTAAACACTACTATTATGGAGGACGTTTTACAATGGATTTTAACTTTTAAAAAATAA